Genomic DNA from Vanrija pseudolonga chromosome 3, complete sequence:
CCGCGACGCACAGCACCTTCATCGCGGGGAAGGCATCACTCGGGGACAGCTAGTAGGTGAGTGAGAGGTGAAGGTGATAGGTGGGCGTGCAGAAGGGGTCTCGGGCGTCTACAGCGGTGATGGAGTGGTGGGTAGTGTTAAAGTACTAAGCGAGCGAAGGAACAATGCCTTTGCAGTTGCTGATGTAGTGTTAATGATGAGGTTGCGAAGAGTTGACGCGACTGTTAATCGCGGAAGATGACCATCGCAGATGACACCTCCACCGCCGGATTGTTTTGATAAGTGGGTTGAATTTGCTCCCGCTTTCCACGCGACAACCACGCGGACTAATCACGTGACGTTTTCGCCCTCCTAATAGCAACACACCGCGACAATCATAGCATCACACAGCGAAAATCTAATTGTGGCGAAATAGAGTTTGTTAGACGACTTGTATTCGGTGGGCGTGGTTCACGATGCCTCGCTGCCTCCTTTTGTATGTTTCGGGCGGGTCCCGCCATCGGCATGAACGGACGCTAGGCCAAGACCGCATGCGTAACGAGGTACCGAgcggagctcgcgcgcacaCAATGCAGGCCAGCGaaccagcgcgccgcggaccGGGCATGAACCGGCTGTGGCTTGGAGTCGCGTCCCGGACAATTGGAACGCATGGTGGGATGGAGCGCGGCCTTGGAAATTgcgcctggctggcttggAAACTACCACCAAGACCATTTCCACGCGCGTCTTGCTATTTTCCAACATTCAGTGCCGTCAACCGTCTTTGACAGCGCCGTCGATGCTACAATGCCGAGCGGTTAAAAGCGGGCGTCGCGATGAGATGCGATGGAGTACGCCccatctcgtcgtcttctGATCGTGTGCACGCATCTCCCCTCTCACACGTCTACATTCCATCTCACTCTCATCTCTTGAGTGTGCTCTATCGGTGAGTGAGCGAACCCTGCTCTGACGTAGCTGcgtcgcgcgctcggccggcTGGCGACTGCAACGTCGCACCTGCGGAGGCCTCGCACTGACACTGGGGCAACACAGATTGCGTTATTTGCCTTGCTAGCAATTCTCGCCCATTACAACCGCGTTTAGGAGCTGCCTTTCCTGAATTCCTAAATCCTCTCCAACTTGCCGagtcgacgccatcgacgcATCCAGTTGAAAGCCAAACCAGCCCGCGACAAGTTCCAATTTTTTctcccgtcgccgcgcctTTGACGCCACATCCCAGCCAACAAGCCCTGACGACAGGCCCTCtgctgccccgccccgccccacctcGTAGCCACACCGCTCGAGTCCCCCCAAGTCCAAGCCCATATTTCGGACGgtccccccacccacccactacTTTTGTTCTCACCTCCTGATATATTACCTCTTCAATGTTCTTGAGGTCTATCGCTTCTCCCCTCCGCACTTCCCTCCGTCAAACCTCTCTCAAGCCCATCGCAAGGATGTCGTCTTCTATCCCTGTCCCCCAGGACTTTGTAAGTAGCTCCCCATCGCGCCCACTGCCACAGACACGTTTGTCGTCATCGGCACGCATCGCGCTGGAAGAGAAAAAAAAGTCCGGACTAGAGCTAACCATCCGCTCAGAACAAGGTTCTCTACGAGGACATCTCGGTtgccgaccccgaggtcgccgacctcatcgagAAGGAGACCTGGCGTCAGTTCTCGGGTCTCGAGCTCATTGCTTCGGAGGTGAGCATCACACCGCGGCGTCTGAGGTCCTCGGCGGACTTTGGCCGCGGTTGGCAAGCTCCATCACACGTTTTTTGTACTAACTCGACACTCAGAACCTTACCTCGCTTGCTGTCATGCAGGCCAACGGTTCGATCCTCACCAACAAGTACTCGGAGGGTCTCCCCGGTGCCCGTTACTACGGTGGTAACGAGTACATTGACATCCTCGAGAACCTCACCCGCGAGCGTGCCCTCAAGGCCTTCAACCTCGACCCCACCAAGTGGGGCGTCAACGTCCAGCCCTACTCGGGCTCGACTGCCAACTTTGCCGCCTTCACCGCCCTGATCAACCCCCAGGACCGTATCATGGGTCTCGGCCTCCCCGACGGTGGCCACCTTACCCACGGCTACTACACTGCCAAGAAGAAGatcaccgcctcgtcgatctACTTCCAGTCGTTCCCTTACCGTGTCGACCCCAAGACCGGCATCATCGACTACGAGCAGCTCGCTACCAACGCCAACCTCTTCAAGCCccgtctcgtcgtctgcgGTGGCTCGGCTTACCCCCGTGACTGGGACTACGCCGCCATCCGCAAGATTGCCGACGGCCAGGGCGCCTACATGCTCTCGGACATGGCCCACATCTCGGGtctcgttgccgccgccgagcagaaCTCGCCCTTTGACTACTGCGACGttgtcaccaccaccacccacaagACCCTCCGTGGCCCCCGTGCCGGTCTCATCTTCTTCCGCAAGGACAAGGGAGACGACCTCGAGAACCGCGTCAACGCCGCCGTTTTCCCCGCCTGCCAGGGTGGCCCCCACAACAACACCATTGCCGGTATCGCCGTTGCCCTCAagcaggctgctgctcccgAGTTCAAGGAGTACGCCAAGCAGGTCCGTGCCAACGCCGCTGCCATCGCCCAGGTCCTTTTCAAGCACGGCTACCGCCTCCAGACCGACGGCACCGAGAACCACCTCATCCTCTGGGACCTCCGCCCCATCGGCCTCACTGGTTCCAAGATTGAGAAGATCTCAGACGCCGTTCACATCACATTGAACAAGAACGCAGTTGCGGGTCAGTTTGTGTGCAAGGACAGGTTTGAAAGCAGTTGCTGACGAAACAGGCGACACCTCGGCTCTCGTCCCCGGTGGTATCCGCATCGGCTCTTCGGCCATCACCTCGCGTTCGAtgaaggagaaggacgctgagcaggtcgccgagtTCCTGCACCGTATTGTCCAGATCGCCCTCAAGACCCAGGAGGAGGCTGGCTccaagctcctcaaggacTTTGTCAAGACCTTCGAGTCGCCCAACACCGAGTCGGCCAAGCTCGTTGcccagctcaaggaggacgtTAAGACCTTCTCCGTCTCGTTCCCGCTCCCG
This window encodes:
- the shmt2 gene encoding Serine hydroxymethyltransferase 2: MFLRSIASPLRTSLRQTSLKPIARMSSSIPVPQDFNKVLYEDISVADPEVADLIEKETWRQFSGLELIASENLTSLAVMQANGSILTNKYSEGLPGARYYGGNEYIDILENLTRERALKAFNLDPTKWGVNVQPYSGSTANFAAFTALINPQDRIMGLGLPDGGHLTHGYYTAKKKITASSIYFQSFPYRVDPKTGIIDYEQLATNANLFKPRLVVCGGSAYPRDWDYAAIRKIADGQGAYMLSDMAHISGLVAAAEQNSPFDYCDVVTTTTHKTLRGPRAGLIFFRKDKGDDLENRVNAAVFPACQGGPHNNTIAGIAVALKQAAAPEFKEYAKQVRANAAAIAQVLFKHGYRLQTDGTENHLILWDLRPIGLTGSKIEKISDAVHITLNKNAVAGDTSALVPGGIRIGSSAITSRSMKEKDAEQVAEFLHRIVQIALKTQEEAGSKLLKDFVKTFESPNTESAKLVAQLKEDVKTFSVSFPLPGVPDSSKIKRFD